In Populus nigra chromosome 1, ddPopNigr1.1, whole genome shotgun sequence, one genomic interval encodes:
- the LOC133677111 gene encoding uncharacterized protein LOC133677111 isoform X2, with translation MTEIKAVGVVGSGQMGSGIAQLAAVHGLDVWLLDTDPAALSRATKSITSNIHRLISKGQLSQAAGNDALGHLRCSSNLEELRMADIVIEAIVESEDAKKTLFLKLDRIAKSSAILASNTSSISITRLSSATSRPRQVIGMHFMNPPPIMKPVEIVRGADTSDNTFYATKALAERFGKTVICSQDFPGFIVNRILMPMINEAFYALYTGVATREDIDTGMKLGTNHPMGPLQLADFIGLDVCLSIMKVLQTGLGDNKYAPCPLLVQYVDAGRLGRKRGIGVYDYRAAEQGKRSARL, from the exons ATGACGGAGATCAAGGCTGTAGGCGTGGTGGGCAGTGGCCAAATGGGCTCTGGTATAGCCCAACTCGCCGCCGTACACGGGCTCGATGTGTGGCTGCTTGACACGGATCCCGCTGCTCTCTCTAGAGCCACAAAGTCTATCACCTCTAACATCCACCGTCTCATCTCCAAAGGCCAACTCTCCCAG GCTGCAGGTAACGATGCATTGGGCCATTTACGGTGTAGCTCAAATTTAGAAGAGCTGCGTATGGCAGATATTGTCATTGAAGCTATCGTGGAATCCGAAGATGCGAAGAAAACATTATTCCTTAAACTAGATAGGATAGCAAAAAGTTCTGCCATTTTGGCATCCAATACAAGTTCCATCTCCATTACCCGCCTATCATCTGCAACTAGCAGGCCACGCCAG GtgattggcatgcatttcatgAATCCTCCTCCTATAATGAAACCGGTTGAGATTGTACGCGGTGCAGATACATCAGACAATACATTTTATGCAACCAAGGCATTGGCAGAGAG GTTTGGCAAGACAGTGATATGCTCTCAAGATTTTCCAGGCTTCATTGTAAACCGGATCTTAATGCCAATGATAAATGAAGCATTTTATGCTCTCTATACAGGAGTGGCAACAAGGGAGGATATTGATACAGGAATGAAGTTAGGAACGAACCATCCAATGGGTCCTCTACAACTTGCAGATTTCATTGGACTGGATGTATGCCTGTCGATAATGAAAGTTCTTCAGACTGGCTTAGGAGACAATAAATATGCTCCATGTCCACTTCTTGTGCAGTATGTTGATGCAGGTCGCCTAGGACGAAAACGTGGTATTGGTGTCTATGACTATCGTGCAGCTGAGCAAGGAAAACGATCTGCTCGACTTTGA
- the LOC133681011 gene encoding phytosulfokine receptor 2-like, which translates to MAMVETAPMTFLRSVFFACFLCSSWGLKTTTQSCDPNDMRALKEFAGKLTNGSIITSWSSKTDCCQWEGVVCRSNINGSIHSRVTMLILSKMGLQGLIPPSLGRLDQLKSVNLSFNQLSGGLPSELSSLKQLEDLDLSHNLLSGQVSGVLSRLLSIRTLNISSNLLKEDLLELGGYPNLVAFNMSNNSFTGRISSQICSFSKGIQILDLSANHLVGDLEGLFNCSRSLQQLHLDSNSLSGSLPDFLYSMSALQHFSISNNNFSGQLSKEVSKLFNLKNLVIYGNQFSGHIPNAFVNLTYLEQFVAHSNMLSGPLPSTLSFCSKLRILDLRNNSLTGPIDLNFSGMPSLCTLDLASNHLSGPLPNSLSVCRELKILSLAKNELTGKIPESFANLSSLLFLSLSNNSFVDLSGALTVLQQCQNLSTLILTKNFVGEEIPRNVSGFRNLMVLAFGNCALKGQIPVWLLRCRKLEVLDLSWNHLDGSIPSWIGQMENLFYLDFSNNSLTGEIPQSLTQLKSLANSSSPHLTASAGIPLYVKRNQSASGLQYNQASSFPPSILLSNNRITGTIPPEVGRLKDLHVFDLSRNNITGTIPSSFSQMENLEVLDLSSNNLYGSIPPSLEKLTFLSKFSVANNHLRGQIPSGGQFYSFPSSSFEGNPGLCGVIVSPCNVINNMMKPGIPSGSDSSRFGRGNILSITITIVVGLALVLAVVLHKMSRRNVGDPIGDLEEEVSLPHRLSEALRSSKLVLFQNSDCKDLTVPDLLKSTNNFNQANIIGCGGFGLVYKANLPNGTKAAIKRLSGDCGQMEREFQAEVEALSRAQHKNLVSLQGYCRHGNDRLLIYSYMENGSLDYWLHESVDGGSVLKWEVRLKIAQGAACGLAYLHKVCEPHIVHRDVKSSNILLDEKFEAHLADFGLSRLLCPYDTHVTTDLVGTLGYIPPEYSQTLMATCRGDVYSFGVVLLELLTGRRPVEVCKGKNCRNLVSWLFQMKSEKREAEIIDSAIWGKDRQKQLFEMLEIACRCLDQDPRRRPLIEEVVSWLDGIGFQAAQQ; encoded by the coding sequence ATGGCGATGGTGGAGACTGCTCCAATGACTTTCCTCAGATCGGTGTTCTTTGCTTGCTTTCTTTGTTCATCTTGGGGTCTCAAAACCACAACTCAATCCTGTGATCCAAATGATATGCGGGCCCTGAAGGAATTTGCAGGAAAGCTCACGAATGGGTCCATCATAACATCATGGTCCAGCAAGACTGACTGCTGTCAATGGGAAGGGGTTGTATGTCGAAGTAATATCAATGGCTCAATTCACAGCAGGGTTACCATGCTGATTCTGTCCAAAATGGGTCTTCAAGGGTTAATTCCGCCCTCCTTGGGCCGCTTAGATCAGCTGAAATCAGTTAATCTCTCTTTCAATCAACTCAGTGGTGGATTGCCTTCGGAGCTCTCGAGCTTGAAGCAGTTGGAGGATCTTGATTTGAGCCATAACTTGCTATCAGGACAAGTTTCAGGGGTGCTTTCTCGTTTGTTATCCATTCGGACACTGAACATTTCCAGCAATCTGTTAAAGGAAGACTTGCTTGAGCTTGGAGGATACCCAAATCTTGTTGCGTTCAACATGAGCAACAATTCATTCACTGGTCGAATCAGTTCTCAAATTTGCAGCTTCTCTAAAGGGATTCAGATTCTTGATTTATCTGCGAACCATCTCGTGGGCGATCTTGAAGGCTTGTTCAATTGCAGCAGATCTCTTCAACAATTGCATTTGGACTCCAATTCACTTTCAGGCTCTCTCCCTGATTTTTTATACTCAATGTCAGCTTTGCAGCACTTCTCTATCTCCAACAACAATTTCTCTGGCCAGTTAAGCAAGGAAGTGAGTAAGCTCTTTAATCTTAAAAACCTGGTTATTTATGGAAACCAGTTTTCAGGCCATATACCAAATGCATTTGTCAACCTTACATATCTAGAACAATTTGTTGCCCATTCAAATATGTTGTCTGGACCTTTGCCTTCAACACTGTCATTCTGCTCAAAGCTTCGCATTCTTGACCTTAGAAACAATTCTTTAACTGGTCCAATTGATCTTAATTTCAGTGGAATGCCTAGTCTTTGTACACTTGATCTTGCCTCTAATCACCTTTCTGGGCCACTTCCAAATTCTCTATCTGTTTGCCGCGAATTGAAGATTTTGAGCCTGGCTAAGAATGAATTAACCGGAAAAATCCCCGAGAGTTTCGCAAATCTCTCATCACTTTTGTTTCTCTCATTGTCCAACAATAGTTTTGTGGACTTATCTGGGGCACTTACGGTACTGCAGCAATGCCAAAATCTCTCCACTCTTATTCTCACAAAGAACTTCGTAGGTGAGGAAATTCCCAGAAATGTAAGCGGTTTCCGGAATTTAATGGTCTTAGCATTTGGAAATTGTGCTCTCAAAGGCCAAATCCCAGTTTGGCTGTTGAGATGCAGGAAGTTAGAAGTTCTTGATTTGTCTTGGAATCATCTGGATGGAAGTATTCCTTCTTGGATTGGCCAGATGGAGAATTTGTTTTACCTGGACTTCTCAAATAACTCCCTAACTGGAGAGATCCCCCAAAGTTTGACTCAGCTAAAGAGCCTCGCAAACAGCAGTTCACCCCATCTAACTGCCTCTGCTGGCATTCCTCTATATGTAAAGCGAAACCAGAGTGCTAGTGGTTTGCAGTACAACCAAGCCTCAAGTTTCCCTCCTTCAATATTGTTGAGCAACAATAGAATAACTGGGACAATTCCACCTGAAGTTGGAAGGCTGAAAGACCTCCATGTCTTTGATTTGAGCAGGAACAACATTACGGGGACCATACCTAGCTCCTTTTCTCAGATGGAAAACCTGGAAGTTTTAGATTTGTCATCCAACAATCTGTATGGGTCAATCCCCCCATCGCTTGAGAAGCTGACATTCCTGTCGAAGTTTAGTGTGGCTAATAATCACTTGAGGGGACAAATTCCCAGCGGAGGGCAGTTCTATAGCTTTCCTAGCTCAAGCTTTGAGGGTAATCCGGGACTCTGTGGGGTAATAGTCTCTCCCTGTAATGTCATTAATAATATGATGAAGCCTGGTATCCCATCTGGTTCAGACAGTAGTAGATTTGGTCGAGGCAATATTCTTAGCATAACAATCACTATAGTAGTTGGGCTTGCGCTGGTCCTCGCTGTTGTTTTGCACAAGATGTCAAGGAGGAATGTGGGGGATCCTATTGGTGATTTGGAGGAGGAAGTCAGTCTTCCGCACAGGTTATCTGAAGCTCTCAGGTCTTCCAAGTTGGTGCTTTTTCAGAATTCTGATTGCAAAGACCTCACAGTTCCAGATTTGTTGAAATCAACAAATAACTTCAACCAAGCAAACATCATTGGTTGTGGTGGATTCGGCCTGGTTTACAAAGCCAACCTTCCCAACGGTACAAAAGCTGCAATCAAGAGGCTTTCTGGGGATTGTGGTCAGATGGAACGAGAATTTCAAGCTGAAGTGGAAGCTCTCTCAAGGGCTCAACACAAAAACCTTGTTTCTCTTCAAGGTTATTGTAGGCATGGTAATGACAGATTATTGATTTACTCTTACATGGAAAATGGAAGCTTGGATTATTGGCTGCATGAATCTGTTGATGGCGGCTCAGTACTTAAATGGGAGGTGAGACTCAAGATAGCTCAAGGAGCGGCTTGTGGGTTAGCATATCTGCACAAAGTTTGCGAGCCACATATAGTTCACCGAGATGTGAAATCGAGCAACATACTTCTAGATGAGAAATTTGAAGCTCACTTGGCTGATTTTGGTCTCTCAAGGCTACTTTGTCCTTACGATACTCATGTGACAACAGATTTGGTAGGTACATTAGGTTATATACCTCCTGAATATAGCCAAACATTGATGGCAACATGCAGGGGTGATGTTTACAGTTTTGGTGTTGTTCTTCTTGAACTTCTTACCGGTAGAAGGCCCGTGGAAGTTTGCAAAGGAAAAAACTGCAGAAATTTGGTTTCCTGGCTGTTTCAGATGAAGTCCGAGAAAAGGGAGGCAGAGATTATAGACTCAGCAATTTGGGGTAAAGATCGTCAGAAACAGCTGTTTGAAATGCTCGAAATTGCATGCAGATGCTTAGACCAAGATCCTAGGCGGAGACCCCTTATCGAAGAAGTTGTTTCATGGCTTGATGGTATTGGATTCCAAGCTGCTCAACAATGA
- the LOC133677111 gene encoding uncharacterized protein LOC133677111 isoform X1, with protein sequence MTEIKAVGVVGSGQMGSGIAQLAAVHGLDVWLLDTDPAALSRATKSITSNIHRLISKGQLSQAAGNDALGHLRCSSNLEELRMADIVIEAIVESEDAKKTLFLKLDRIAKSSAILASNTSSISITRLSSATSRPRQDSDWIKKYHLQVIGMHFMNPPPIMKPVEIVRGADTSDNTFYATKALAERFGKTVICSQDFPGFIVNRILMPMINEAFYALYTGVATREDIDTGMKLGTNHPMGPLQLADFIGLDVCLSIMKVLQTGLGDNKYAPCPLLVQYVDAGRLGRKRGIGVYDYRAAEQGKRSARL encoded by the exons ATGACGGAGATCAAGGCTGTAGGCGTGGTGGGCAGTGGCCAAATGGGCTCTGGTATAGCCCAACTCGCCGCCGTACACGGGCTCGATGTGTGGCTGCTTGACACGGATCCCGCTGCTCTCTCTAGAGCCACAAAGTCTATCACCTCTAACATCCACCGTCTCATCTCCAAAGGCCAACTCTCCCAG GCTGCAGGTAACGATGCATTGGGCCATTTACGGTGTAGCTCAAATTTAGAAGAGCTGCGTATGGCAGATATTGTCATTGAAGCTATCGTGGAATCCGAAGATGCGAAGAAAACATTATTCCTTAAACTAGATAGGATAGCAAAAAGTTCTGCCATTTTGGCATCCAATACAAGTTCCATCTCCATTACCCGCCTATCATCTGCAACTAGCAGGCCACGCCAG GATTCTGACTGGATAAAAAAGTATCATCTGCAGGtgattggcatgcatttcatgAATCCTCCTCCTATAATGAAACCGGTTGAGATTGTACGCGGTGCAGATACATCAGACAATACATTTTATGCAACCAAGGCATTGGCAGAGAG GTTTGGCAAGACAGTGATATGCTCTCAAGATTTTCCAGGCTTCATTGTAAACCGGATCTTAATGCCAATGATAAATGAAGCATTTTATGCTCTCTATACAGGAGTGGCAACAAGGGAGGATATTGATACAGGAATGAAGTTAGGAACGAACCATCCAATGGGTCCTCTACAACTTGCAGATTTCATTGGACTGGATGTATGCCTGTCGATAATGAAAGTTCTTCAGACTGGCTTAGGAGACAATAAATATGCTCCATGTCCACTTCTTGTGCAGTATGTTGATGCAGGTCGCCTAGGACGAAAACGTGGTATTGGTGTCTATGACTATCGTGCAGCTGAGCAAGGAAAACGATCTGCTCGACTTTGA
- the LOC133680269 gene encoding early nodulin-like protein 1, protein MESRRCLCVLWALLAGYLFTSSAAYNNSFDVGGRDGWVTNPSESYNHWAERNRFQVNDSLVFKYNNGSDSVLLVTKDDYNSCKTKKPLKTMGSGSSVFQFDKSGPYFFISGNEDNCRKGQKLTVVVLSAKPKQAPTPVSQPPAMSPKAPSPGAHNNPSPAPSKSPSPSAEPPASSRGPSLSPVSPAPISKTPSGSPLEAPGPSLVPVKSSPPSADTPTLAPSPTSNAPTGPVPAKSPSLSASSPYLAPSPFSDAPTGAPGPSPVAMTPHISLVPSGSPASAPGSEISPSPLTNPPAPSQSPESPSPLASAPVVSPIPAKSPSSSTPTPKTSFTPAHSPNSNGADLAPAPAASCVATPSTVMVIVASFLIGSVIGVWP, encoded by the exons ATGGAGTCTCGAAGATGTCTCTGCGTCTTGTGGGCTTTGCTTGCTGGCTACTTGTTCACTTCCTCTGCGGCCTATAATAACAGCTTCGATGTGGGTGGCAGAGATGGCTGGGTTACAAACCCCTCTGAGAGCTACAATCACTGGGCTGAGAGAAATCGATTCCAAGTCAATGACTCTCTTG TTTTCAAGTACAATAATGGGTCAGACTCTGTGCTGCTTGTGACGAAAGACGATTACAACAGTTGCAAAACGAAGAAGCCTCTCAAGACCATGGGTTCTGGTTCCTCTGTGTTTCAGTTCGACAAGTCTGGTCCCTACTTTTTCATTAGTGGAAACGAAGATAATTGTCGAAAGGGGCAAAAACTGACCGTTGTAGTCCTTTCTGCTAAACCAAAACAAGCCCCTACGCCGGTGTCACAGCCCCCAGCTATGTCCCCTAAAGCTCCATCCCCGGGAGCGCATAACAATCCATCTCCAGCGCCTTCAAAATCTCCATCACCAAGTGCAGAACCGCCAGCCTCGTCTCGAGGACCATCATTGTCACCTGTCTCCCCAGCACCAATTTCCAAGACTCCAAGCGGTTCTCCTCTCGAGGCTCCAGGTCCATCGCTAGTGCCTGTAAAGTCTTCACCGCCAAGCGCTGATACACCGACATTGGCTCCATCACCAACTAGTAACGCTCCGACTGGGCCAGTTCCTGCAAAGTCTCCATCACTGAGCGCTAGCTCACCATACTTGGCTCCGTCACCGTTTAGCGATGCTCCAACCGGGGCTCCAGGTCCATCACCAGTGGCCATGACACCACACATATCACTAGTGCCATCAGGGTCACCAGCATCGGCTCCAGGATCAGAAATCTCTCCATCTCCTTTGACTAATCCGCCTGCACCTTCACAATCACCAGAATCCCCATCTCCATTGGCTAGCGCTCCTGTTGTTTCTCCAATCCCAGCAAAATCTccatcttcatcaactccaaCACCCAAGACAAGTTTTACGCCAGCACATTCACCCAACTCCAATGGGGCAGACCTTGCCCCTGCTCCTGCTGCTTCTTGCGTTGCAACTCCTTCAACTGTCATGGTGATTGTGGCTTCTTTTCTTATTGGTTCTGTTATTGGTGTCTGGCCTTGA